TCCGGTAAATCGCTAAAGGTTTAAAATATGAACCACTTTAGCATCAACGATTAGAAAAATCCATAAAATGTTTAAATAATATAAACAATAGAAAATATAGCATATTTTTATATTTGTATTCACTTGACTTTTATTTATTGAATTGGTAGAACCAAAATACCAATCATTATTTTGTTCTGTTTGTAACCGCTGGGGCATGGAGAATCTGCCACATAACCGGTTTTAAAAATATCAAACGAATTCACCAATGGAGGAAAAAGTGAGCAGCCAAAAAAAGAAAAATTACAATCCCGCCCTCTTGCGATTGGAATTGTTAAGCCGTGGTATTAAAGTGGATACTCAATTTTCAAAGCAAATGGGAAGTTCTTTAAAAGAGCCGCTCTGGACCAGAACCGGACCCACCAGCACCGGCATTGATTTAAAACTTGAAAAAGGCGTCTATGTCAGTCCCGCCATCGAAGGGGAACGGTTTCCCTATCACTATAAAGATTCGCCGTTTGTTCTGACCATTGATGAACAACAACAACCGATTATAACGAAAAATGGGGTCATTGTGCAGAAAGTGACCCCGTTTCCCCGGCCCAGCTTCTATGGCAAAACAACCAGCAGTGGAAACCCCATGGAAAAGATCGGGGTTGTGACCGGAGATTTTCTGGCGATGGCCATCGATAACCGCTGCTGGTTCTGGGGATACTACCGGGACGATGAACTGGTCAACTATAAAGAAAAACAGTGTAAATTTTGCGGCATCGGTTTGAGCATGAAGCGGGATGAACTTTACCGCAAAAGCAACGAGGATGTTTTAGAAGTCATTCAGGCCGCCGTTGAAGGCGGCGATGTAAAGCACCTGGGCATTAATGCCGGTACATTTCCTCCCCCGGGGCGTGGGCACGAAGAATATGCCAAACTGATATCCGAGATCAAATCCAGGTTTGATATCTGGATTCGATTGTCCATCTGCCCGCCGGAGGAAGAAAAATACATCGATATCCTGTTTGATGCCGGCGCCGACCAGATCGGCTACGATATCGAGGTATTTGACCCTGAATTGTATGCTAAAATCTGTCCGGGAAA
This region of Desulfobacterales bacterium genomic DNA includes:
- a CDS encoding radical SAM protein, whose product is MSSQKKKNYNPALLRLELLSRGIKVDTQFSKQMGSSLKEPLWTRTGPTSTGIDLKLEKGVYVSPAIEGERFPYHYKDSPFVLTIDEQQQPIITKNGVIVQKVTPFPRPSFYGKTTSSGNPMEKIGVVTGDFLAMAIDNRCWFWGYYRDDELVNYKEKQCKFCGIGLSMKRDELYRKSNEDVLEVIQAAVEGGDVKHLGINAGTFPPPGRGHEEYAKLISEIKSRFDIWIRLSICPPEEEKYIDILFDAGADQIGYDIEVFDPELYAKICPGKNEEVDRKVPHAHFTRMLKYAAQRGGPNKTYSIIVTGLESKESTVAGVEHLCQMGVVPRLGIFRPIPGTHLEKHPVPSPEYLIYCYRNLRELTMKYGVDSGCPGCGRTFVGTKEYDGVNPIMPEITDEDLEIAEIDPLQI